The sequence below is a genomic window from Methanobrevibacter sp..
AATAAGCCCTGGAGCAAAGATGGAAACATCATTCAATGCAGCCTGCCTTAAGATGGAATTCTCATCATCAATCAATAGTCCCACTTCCCTTAAGAGCCTTTGAATGGAAATGATTCCATTGTCTTCATCGTTATCCAACTTTTCAGATATTATCTCAAATATCTTGATTATCTCAGTTTCAAATACTTCAAAGTCCTCTCCTTGGGTATAGACATCTGCTATCCTTCCTATTCCAGCATCATTAAGCTCCTCATCATTTGAACCTAAATCACGATAATGCCTTCCACCAAATGCTTCAAGGAGATCATGGGTGATGTTAGCTCCGCTTGTAATCAGAACCTTGATTCTTTTCTCTCTGATCAAGTCTGCCACAATATTTCTAATTCCACCGGGAACCAATGGACCTCCCAAGCTCATGAATATGTCCATATCCTCATCATTTATCATATCCACAAGCAGATTGGAAGCTCTTGCAACTCTTCCGGCTCCCAATACTCCTGACTTGTCAAACTGTTCAATCAGTTCTGAGACAGTCATGTCCTTCTTTAATTTCAATTGATCAACTTTCATACAATCCAAACTCAAAATAATTCTAAAAATAGTTTATCTAATAAGATATAGTACTTTAAAATAAATAAAGTTTAATGAAAAAATAAGAAAAAATAGACTAAAAGATAAAAAAATAGTTAAATTATTATCAACTAGTGAAAAGAGTTTTGGTCAAGGTTTTTGACCGAAGGTCAAAAAGCTTGAATAATACTCCAACTAGTGAAAAGAGTTTTGGTCAAGGTTTTTGACCGAAGGTCAAAAAGCTTGAATTAAATCTCATCTTCCAGATTGTTGTCATTCAACAATGGGAAATTCTTCAGATTGGTAATTGTCTCAATGAGGTCGGTACGTGTGACAACACCGATTGGAGTGTAGTCATCATCAACCACAATCAGTCTGCTAATACCAAACTTATACATCTTGTAGACTGCAGTGGCTATCTTTGTATCCTTGTCAATGAAGAACAGTCTCTTGGACATTATGTCCCTGACATCCTCATTTTCCTTTCCTTCAGCCAATGCCTTTACAATATCCACCAATGAAACCATACCAATGGCCACGCCTTCAGTGATTACTGGAGCCCCATCGATATTGTTTTGTGAGAGCAAGTGAGCCGCATCCTTGATTGAATCACCTGGCTTAAGGTAAATCAAATCCAAGGTAGCAATGTCATAGACTGAGTTTTTAGGAATGCTTCTTATTGTGCTGATATCCAATAGCAAAATGTTATCCATATCGTCTCTTCCTACGATTTCCCCTATTATACCTAGGTTATTGACAGGGGTAGGTCCCACACGGATAATGTCTCCCAAATGGAGATCCTTAATGCTTCCCAAAACCTTTATGACTGCTTCACATTCACCAGGATGTGGAACGCTTGTAAACTCAATCTTAGCTACTGAAACATCCTCCAACTTTTTGTTTTCCTTATAGACAGGAACCTTAGCGCTGCTGTCTGTAAAGGATATGTTTAAAGTATGGTATGCTTCAATAGTAGGCTTATAGCCACCACGAGGTCCTGGCACACCTTTTACAAGACTTAAACTTCTAAGGGATTGCATCTGATTTCTGATTGTCCCTGGGTTTCGGTTCATCACTTCAGCAATGTCCTCACCCTTGATGGACTTTCCATCAGAATTCTGATACAAATTGATTAAAGTCTGTAAAATTTCCTTTTGTACAGAAGTTAACATTTTAGACACCAAAAAGTAAAAATATAAGCATTTTATTATTAAAACACTTAATCGAATTAATTTAACAGCCCGATTTTGAAAATATCATTATAAATTAAAAATCATAATGATAAATTCAAATAAATTATAATGATTTATCATAATTTAACATTATTATTTACTGATTTATACATTATTATATAAAAAGATATTGATTTTCTATTAAAAATCATTACAAATTATAATTAATTATCATGTTTTTAATGCATAATTCTTAATTTATAATGAAAGATTAATAATAAATAATAAAATAAGGAAATTTAAAAAAGTAAAAAAAGAAATTCTGGAATCAAATCCAAAAAAATAGAAAAAATGAGAGAAAGAATTTCTGGAATCAAATCCAGAAAAAGAAAATAGAAAAAATAAAAAAGAAATTCTGGAATCAAATCCAGAAAAAATTAAATAACATATTGCTTTACATCACTTCTAATAACAGAAGAAGCCCCTAATTCCTTAATTCCATCCAACATTTCAGGGAAATGGTTTTTAGGAATCAATACATTAATCTGTGAAAAGCTTGATCCCTCATTTACGGTAGGCTCTGCACTGCAGAACTTGTTTTCAACCAAATAGTTACAGACCTTTTCCACAGAATCGTTTGCAATGTTGAACTTCACATCGAAGTATTTTCTTGCTGTTACAGCACCCAATAGCTGTTCATAGATCATTTTTGCCTTTACCATCTTCTCTTCGTCACAGCTTATGCCGGCATATAATCCTGCTGAAGAATGTAAAATGGTTTCAAGCTCCTTAAGGCCTGCCTTTCTTAAGCTGCTTCCTGTTTGGGTGTTGTCGACAATCAAGTCTGCGCCTTTTGCAATATAGACTTCAGTGGCACCATCTGAATTGATAACCTGAACCTTCTTGTTGTCTCCATCTCTTAGCCCTCTCACTTGAACATATGGAACCGCATCTCCATAGATTTCCTGATATGCCTCATTTTCCATGATGTACTTTCTGGTTAGGTTAGGATATTCTGTAAAGCATAAGATAGGCTTATCCCTGTCCTTATTCTCCCTGAAGACCTGGGATAGGTTTTCATAAGGGGATTCCTTAGGAACAGCCACAATCAGACGGGTCTCGCCATAATTCAAATCTCCGATTTTAACTATGTCATTGTCGCTTAAGACAGACTCTTCTTTAACCCAATCCTCACCGACAATAGCTATGTCAACCATTCCCCTATTCAATTCAACAGGAGTACTTTGAGGACGAGTCAAATAAGCGCTTATCTCATCATCGTTAAGGATATTGATTTCATAGGATTCGTTTCCAGGTTCATATCCCCTTACTTCATAACCTGCATCAACGAATAACTGATAAGTGTTTCCTCTGTTTACATTATTCAAGCTGCCTTTAGGCAAGCCAATTGTTATTTCCACCATAATATCCACCAAATTAATTGAAAATATATTTAAAATTCATTATTATAAAATTTGAAAGCAAAGAAATTATTTTTAAAATAAGTTGCTATTATAATATTTAAAAATTAAATATATAAAACTATTCTTTAGATGTTTAAAAAAGATATAAAAAATAAGTAAAAATAGATAAAAAAAGTTTATATATAATCATTCAAATGAAAAATTTTTGGTCCAGGTTCTGTGAACTGAAGTTCACGAATCTGGGTTATTCCTCTTCCTGATAGGAACCGTTATATTCGCCGGACCCTTCCACTGGAAATACAACTGCCTGAGCTATCCTATCCCCTGACTTTATCTTGTAATCGTATTCTCCATGATTGTAGATCATAAACATCAAGGTTCCATAGAATCCAGGGTCTCCGACTGCTGTCTGAACGGAAACGAAAGACCTAAGCAAGGTAGACCTTGGCAAATAGAGCATGGTATAGCCTTTAGGAATCTTCACCTTGCGCTTTATGGAAGCCAAATATGCAGTATGAGGCTTTAAGGTATAGATTGGCCCTTCCAAAGCTTCAATCTCAGGAAGGTTCTTCTCATTGTCAATCAATGACCCTTCAGATTTTTGGATGAAAATCTCATCAAGCTCCAAATCGATTCCAGATGGCTGGACCAAATCCTCAAAGTCCGGAAAAAGTTTCTTAAGTTCAATTTCACCAAGCATAATATCACAATATTTTATTTTAAATCTTAACTGGTTTCATTAGTTATCTTACCTAATCTAAATGTCAATTTGCCAGTACCATCATCATTTACCTTTAAGTCATCGCAATGTGGATTCAATTCATTTATCAATGCCTTACCAGATTGGGAATCCATGAAGTGAGGCAAATAGTTGGACACATAAGTTGGATAAAGTGTCACGGTACAATTGTCCTCAACCAAATCCAAATTAAGGAAATAAGACCTGTGGGTAGCAGGGTTTGACTGGTCAAATATGAAATTTCCCAAATTGTAGAAAATAGGCTTTCCATTGTACATCTCTACTCCCTGAGTAACGTGAGCATGAGATCCTATTACGATATCCGCACCGTCATTGATCAGTTCATGGGATATCTTTATCTGGTTTTCATTAGGGCTTCGGCTATATTCGTTTCCATAATGGAGATATGCAATGATAATGCTTGAGCCGTTTTCACGGGCTTCCTGCACTTGTCTCTGTGCAAGTTCTGTGTCATATGCAGAGTATCCTGAACTGTTGGCTGTTGCAGGATCCATCACTCCCCTGTATTCCCTGAAGTTGTCAGCATCCATATAATTCAATATGGTGACCTTTCTGTCTCCGCAGTCTATGCTTACAGGCTTTGTTGCCTCGTCTATATTCATTCCTGCACCTATCACATAAATGCCTGCTTCCTTCAAGTTATTGATGCTTTCATTGAGGCCCACTGTACCGTAATCCAAAGCATGGTTATTTGCCTGTGATGCCACAACATTGTCATTGGCACCTGCCAATAGATAGGTATATTTAGGATTGGCCTTCAACGGCACATCCCCTTTAACCGCATAAGATGATGTGGTTACAGGATTCTCAAAGTTCACAAGCAGAATGTCCGCATTTTTGGTAACGTTTTCAACATATCTGAATGGGCTTTCGCCAGAGTCCAAAACAGCAGGCATCTTACGGCCGAACATAACATCTCCAGTAACTGCAACTGAGACATCATCATGGCCCAAATCATAATTTGAGCTATCATCCATTGACAATAAAATGGTTCCGCAAATGGACAATGCCAAAAGAATTAGAAAAATTACAATTAAAATTTTCAAAAACCTTCTTTTAATCATCATATCACATAAAAATGTTTTAATTAAATCTTAATATATAATTTTTATTAAATAAACATTTTTATAATTATGATGTTTCCAATAGGTTCAATACATAAGCCTTATCCAAATTAACCATTGCACATACCTCATCCAAATCATAGCCATTGTTTAATAGCTTATTTATGATTTTAGCTTCACCTCTAGCTTCACCTCTGGCCTCACCTCTGGCCTCACCAATGGCTTCGCCTCTGCTAATTATGGTATCAACAGTCCTATGAAACAAATCCTTCTTCATCTCGATCAACTCCATTAACATTTCCGCTTCCCATTTATCTTCGACAAATTTCCTTATATACATCTCCAAAAACATCTTTAAATCATACATTTCATTTTCATCCATGCCCTCTATCTCATTGACCAGATGGCAAATTTCCCACAATAACTCAACTACCGTTTTATCAGACTTCATAAAAATAACTGTTTCTAATTCAGCAATATCGCCATTATTTAATTCATTATTCTCTATTCTTTGTTTTATCCTATTTAAAGTTTTATTTCCGTCAATGGACTTTAACGATTTGATATAAATAGTAAACTCATTAAATAAATTCCATTTTCGTCTAATAACCCTATCATGTTCTTCTGCAGTACTGATAACATAAATATGTACGTTTTTTCCTTCCCTAAGATGAGTAAGAACGGCATATTTCATAAACCTATCAATATCCTCCTCACTAACAAAAGAACTTTGGAATTCAACTATCACAATGAATCCCCTTCTATCCTCAAAGGCAATATCCATATGATAGGTAGTTCCGCCATCATCAACCAATTCAGAATTCAAGAAGTGATCAAATTCAATAAATATGCCACAATTAAAGCATAGACTCTCAAAATGCTTAATGCTCTGCAATTTAAAGGTCTTGTCATAGAATTTATCTGAAATTTGAATCACCGAGAAA
It includes:
- a CDS encoding deoxyhypusine synthase, whose translation is MKVDQLKLKKDMTVSELIEQFDKSGVLGAGRVARASNLLVDMINDEDMDIFMSLGGPLVPGGIRNIVADLIREKRIKVLITSGANITHDLLEAFGGRHYRDLGSNDEELNDAGIGRIADVYTQGEDFEVFETEIIKIFEIISEKLDNDEDNGIISIQRLLREVGLLIDDENSILRQAALNDVSIFAPGLIDSMFGLQLWMFTQDHKLVVDAVGDMHYLSDLVFESEKIGAVMLGGGLPKHYTLASNLLKGGIDAGLQITMDRPETGSLSGAPLEEAKSWSKAKHGSDLVTVIGDVTIIFPLIVADALNRIKD
- a CDS encoding CBS domain-containing protein, producing the protein MLTSVQKEILQTLINLYQNSDGKSIKGEDIAEVMNRNPGTIRNQMQSLRSLSLVKGVPGPRGGYKPTIEAYHTLNISFTDSSAKVPVYKENKKLEDVSVAKIEFTSVPHPGECEAVIKVLGSIKDLHLGDIIRVGPTPVNNLGIIGEIVGRDDMDNILLLDISTIRSIPKNSVYDIATLDLIYLKPGDSIKDAAHLLSQNNIDGAPVITEGVAIGMVSLVDIVKALAEGKENEDVRDIMSKRLFFIDKDTKIATAVYKMYKFGISRLIVVDDDYTPIGVVTRTDLIETITNLKNFPLLNDNNLEDEI
- a CDS encoding ATP phosphoribosyltransferase, with product MVEITIGLPKGSLNNVNRGNTYQLFVDAGYEVRGYEPGNESYEINILNDDEISAYLTRPQSTPVELNRGMVDIAIVGEDWVKEESVLSDNDIVKIGDLNYGETRLIVAVPKESPYENLSQVFRENKDRDKPILCFTEYPNLTRKYIMENEAYQEIYGDAVPYVQVRGLRDGDNKKVQVINSDGATEVYIAKGADLIVDNTQTGSSLRKAGLKELETILHSSAGLYAGISCDEEKMVKAKMIYEQLLGAVTARKYFDVKFNIANDSVEKVCNYLVENKFCSAEPTVNEGSSFSQINVLIPKNHFPEMLDGIKELGASSVIRSDVKQYVI
- a CDS encoding deoxyuridine 5'-triphosphate nucleotidohydrolase, whose product is MLGEIELKKLFPDFEDLVQPSGIDLELDEIFIQKSEGSLIDNEKNLPEIEALEGPIYTLKPHTAYLASIKRKVKIPKGYTMLYLPRSTLLRSFVSVQTAVGDPGFYGTLMFMIYNHGEYDYKIKSGDRIAQAVVFPVEGSGEYNGSYQEEE
- a CDS encoding CapA family protein, giving the protein MKILIVIFLILLALSICGTILLSMDDSSNYDLGHDDVSVAVTGDVMFGRKMPAVLDSGESPFRYVENVTKNADILLVNFENPVTTSSYAVKGDVPLKANPKYTYLLAGANDNVVASQANNHALDYGTVGLNESINNLKEAGIYVIGAGMNIDEATKPVSIDCGDRKVTILNYMDADNFREYRGVMDPATANSSGYSAYDTELAQRQVQEARENGSSIIIAYLHYGNEYSRSPNENQIKISHELINDGADIVIGSHAHVTQGVEMYNGKPIFYNLGNFIFDQSNPATHRSYFLNLDLVEDNCTVTLYPTYVSNYLPHFMDSQSGKALINELNPHCDDLKVNDDGTGKLTFRLGKITNETS